The following is a genomic window from Bacteroidota bacterium.
CCGGAAACAGGATCAACAATTTCGCAGTCAACAATGATTTGCTTCAGTTCTGCCAGATCATCATCATTAAGAGCCTTGGTATAGCGGGCTTCCAGTTTATCAATTTCTTCACGCACCGCTAAGACTTTAGGACTGGTAGCCAGGAATTTTTCTTTATCGAAAGTATCGCCAAAACGCTTAGCCGCCTTTTCCACTTCCTTGTCAATCTTTGACTCAAGCTTAGCCATGTGTTCTTCGATCAGGACATCGGCACGGTAACGTTTTTTGGAGTCCTTGTTGTCAATAAGAGGATCGTTGAAGGCACTGACATGTCCCGAAGCTTTCCAGATTTCAGGGTGCATGAATATTGCAGAATCAATTCCTACAATATTGTCATGCAACAACACCATGGAATCCCACCAGTATTTTTTTATGTTGTTCTTCAGTTCAACACCATATTGACCATAATCGTAAACGGCACTCAATCCGTCATAAATCTCACTTGAAGGGAATATATAGCCATATTCTTTGGCATGTGAAATTATCTTCTTTAAAACGTCTTCTTGAACCATAAG
Proteins encoded in this region:
- a CDS encoding glycine--tRNA ligase, whose amino-acid sequence is MVQEDVLKKIISHAKEYGYIFPSSEIYDGLSAVYDYGQYGVELKNNIKKYWWDSMVLLHDNIVGIDSAIFMHPEIWKASGHVSAFNDPLIDNKDSKKRYRADVLIEEHMAKLESKIDKEVEKAAKRFGDTFDKEKFLATSPKVLAVREEIDKLEARYTKALNDDDLAELKQIIVDCEIVDPVSG